aaacgaacaacaacaacaacaacatttaccCCTCCCAAACTCAACATTCTTTCTGACATGCATTTCAGCTTTGCTGCACTACCATAAAATTAGAAATGATTGTATTCTATATTTTCATGGAGAAAATTAAGTGCTACCTTTCTTACCCTGGGGTCTCATCATAAACTGCTGATAAACTTGCATTGTTTGTTGGTATTTGAGGTGTTTTGCTATGATCAGCAATGATGTTTATTGGGTTAAATTTCAAATGTACATTATTCTTTGTGCAACAAGGTTTTGATGCAATGAAGAATTTTGATCAGCCTGGGATATGGTTTGTAAGAAGAGTTATTTGTTTAAGAAACTCTTCTACTATGTACTCATCACTGTCTCTACTAACCTCTCCTCAGCATTTCTTCAATTAAAGGCTTGAACTGCAGGCATTCCTTATTGTCAGGCTCATAGATGAGAACTAGAGCAGAAAGCATTAAGAAATGaagaatataaaacatattgaaaGATACTCCACAACATTTAAATTCtctgtttttcatgttttaatttcaaattcaaatttgattgaCACATAATATTTTGTCATGTGATATGTAAAGAGCATGCATACAACTTTTGATTACACAAGAAAAACATTTCCAGAATATTTTGGAGCCTTTTGAAGAATAAGCATGAATGGTACattcaacaaaatttgtttGGACTCCATATGAACAATTTGAAAGTGGACATATCAATTTTTAGTGACCCCAGGCCACCAGGCCACTGCTAATATCGAGCTCTGATGTACACGCATATACCCACAGTGTGTttaaaatgtgaagtaatttcACTCCATTTCCCACGTAGTGCACAAGTGAGAACAGTTCACTTATGACCTCATAAAAAGTGAGTGTATAGATGGTAACTTACTCATTTTACACAGCTTGTCTGCTGTCTCATACTCCTCATCCATGACTGCATCtaaaaactgaattgaaataaGACTTCAGTATTCATGCACTGCAATGTGCTATCATTAGGTATAAGATAATGACACACAACTAACGCATGTATACATATGCCCAGCCTCCTTTTCTGCATATGTACCACAGTGAGACACAACTAAGCCATATAAAACAATTAGAATTTGAGGCTCTTTGACACATTCTCATACTTTGTATTTATAAACCATTGCACCTCACAGTCTAACCTAGAAATTAATGCCTTTCACGTCTACAAAGTGCAAGACAAACAGTACAAATCTCGTGTCCAAGTGTGATGACAACCAAATTACCTCCCCCATGAGTTCAATGGGAGCAGACGgcccttcctcctcttcttcctcctcctcctcatcctcatcattGTCAGAATCAGTgtcatcttcttcctcttcttcatcctCTCTTGCTTTCTCTGTGAGGGTCCTGTCCTCCAGGAATGGTGGAGCAGCATGTGATGGCTTCTTGCTGGGTCCTGCTGCATCTACAGAGCAAAGTAAGACAGATAAGACAATTTATTTAGTTTCTGTATCTCCAAAGGATTCATACAATAGCAGTCCATTCTTTTAAATGCACTTCAAGAGTTAGCTGCATTCTTTGCTTTACTGGCTTGGGGgtttatgaaaattaaaaatgatttccaattACTCAAGAGAAAGATAATACAACCAAACAATTTTGCTAGCTACATCCCAACTGACAATATCATGTAAGTCATTCCTAAAAATCAACAATTTTCCTTAAGAAGAGCTGTTTATACACAATCTCTGTATGGCCTTCTAACCTTATTTTTCTCAGCATGTCATAAGACTTCACCTAGTAGAGGTGCTATGATTGATACAATAAGCCATATATTTcttgagtctaaattttcgcgaaatcGGGCATTCCCgtcaatttcgcgagtggtaaAATTCGCGTTCGTGGCCCTGGAGTTCTGTACTGAgtggagaaatgtacatgcgtacgCCACATCCACATCGTGATCAGAGTCagtatttttgcgtgtttttaattttgcaaatagcacctgactcgcgaaatttgcgaaaataaaaacctcacgaaatattcggcgtattcAGTAAGTGAACAGAATTTTAATACCTTAAATACATCAGTAGTATACTACacttcatttttatattcataaaatatgaacaatTATCTTGAGAACTTTTTAAGAATAAAGATACAACACAGTTTTATGTCTATCAAACTCACAAATCAACTTAAAATGATGATGGAATCCTAGAACCTACAGATGCCATGCATCttaatacaaattgtatattgaAGCTGTCATCACCTTCTCTGAGCTCTGCAGGAGTACCTGTACTGACATAGTATGAGTCACTCATCACTGTACTTGGAAACTTTCTTGTGTCTGACGAATCTGTAcagaaattgggggggggggggggggaacaatcATAGGAACAAAGTACAGTACTCTCCACATAATCGGGTAGGCTCGAGCAAAGGgtttcttacccgattaagTGGAGTATCCAATTAACAGAAGAACACGTCTCGTTCtcaattgacacacacaatgtgtatgtacatgcattgtacactgtaccaaACACTTACACTGTATGCTTATTATGCGTGCTTGCACAGCACATTATACATACCTTATACTTGCTCAGTCACAAGCATTAATTTGCACTCTTTTTATGGACAAATATGTCTTCAGAAAACATTGTCGTTTGACTATGGACTCCTCGCTAACACACAGGCGTTTTCCAAAATGAACACATCTCTTTGTGCATTAGTTACGTAGAACGTTGGGTTACTTTTCAAGAAGTGACTggggaaaagcaaaattatggagCTGGTGCACGGCCTGATTTTCGTTGCAAACTTCTCGTATTGTAAATGTTGTTGTGGAGCAAGGGAGGAGAGCAAGTGTGTTCAACTCCTGTCTGTCTATGCAGTTGTGAGTGCCAGCTGTATGTGTAATGTTCGTTTATGTGTGGCAAGTcggtactggtacatgtattttaatgtttaatcactccccaaatgatcggtcttctttgcaaattaagCAGAGAATGCGATTAGCCGAGGAAATTTGGACATTCATGATTTCTTGAAATGTATCCTCGATGTATCCTCGATTTATGGCTTGTGTTTGTAATTATTTTCCTAAAAAATGGTAAATTTTTGAAGAAGTAAATAGCTGTTTGGATGGATGCATCTTCGTTTCCTGCATCATTACAAATACCTTGATAGTTGAACATAATATTAGCTGTGAATCCATACTAAATCCACACCTTTGTTGATGACTACACCCCTTCCAGATCATGTAAAGCAAGTACAGTGCACTGCGACATTgaagattttgtgaaatatttcctTGTAAATTTAATTTCACAACTGCGAAGATTACACagattctttccttcttttttttttaaagggggtaAAAGCAAGAATAGCTTTAAAAGGTCAGCGTTAACGTGCGAATGAGGGTGCTTATGTTTTCTTGGAATTGAAGTGGAAAgttctggtgcacactttttagtgaattttgttaatttttgcacacacacacacacacacaaacaaataaaggtCTTAAACATTCCAAGGGATTGAAGGAGGGCAACTGACGTGGTAACACTCTAGCGCCCGTTACAGTAAAGCAACTCCCCTTTCCCATCACTTATTCCTTCCTCATGTCATTTAATATCAGGATACCCTGTAGAATTACCCTCTCTTAATTGGTTTATAGTACTGTTCATCCTGTCAAACTCGTTGGCCTTCTTTCCgtagtgtcagtctcgtgagcTTCTTTTGTGCAGTGTCAAACTCCTGGGCTTTTTTTACCTAGAGTTGTGTCttgtgagcctcttttgcgtagTGTTGCACTTGTGGCCTTGTTcacttaggcccgaattcacgaaaatggtacaaattaaaccatggtttaaaccatggacaaaaaccatggagcgccaagtgtcgcatggaatatttcattacgaaattggtcatttcgtcgacaaaattaccgtttcgttaacgaaattatcattttgtggacgaagtgttcatttagttacaaaatgttgtcatttcgttacaaaataatcatttcatcgacgaaatgactgatttcacatggtttttgtccatggtttaaaccatggtttcatttgtaccaccttcatgaattcgggccttagtgTCTAATTCGTGGGCAGTATAGTGGGCAGTATGACttgtggactgtatgactcatgggctgtataacttgtgagCTGTGTGACTCCTGGGTGTCAGTCTTGTGATGTGCACCCGTATTAACGGCTGGACAAAGTGGTTCCATCCTGATCAACTTCCACAGAAAGCATACAATTGTATTCtgattttttaaaagaattttgtttgtgtaCAATGAATGTATTTGAAGCTCTGAATGTACTGCAGCTCCAAATGTCTTGGTACGGCACGAAGCATTGAAAAGTGCATGAAATTACCACCTTAACCTAAGACTGCTTTGAGAGGATGCCACTATGAGTGGTGTGTAATACACATGTCGCTAAATTACAATGAGAAATTTAGTAAAGATATGTATGTAGGTCTATCACTGGAAATTTCTGAGGCCATAATACTATGACCTCATCTAAGATGCATGAGGTTACTACTATATCACTGTTCTGAGAAAACATGTAAAACTTACAATTCCATTATTGTCTTACTTTGTCTGACTTGAGAAAACTGCTAacagttgtttgtttgaatttatTCTATTGATTATATCTAAGTTGAACTTGGAGAGAAGCAGCATTTTAAAGGTAAAGATACCAGTTTTGATTGAGTGGATATGCTTTGAGGAGCAAAATTTCCACTGCGTAAAATAAACTGACATTAAAAATTCCTAAATTTTGCAACATGAGCTGAACTACATTAATGAATGGCTTATAATCAGTTGTTTGAAATGAAACTAACCAAAATATTATTCAACAATATTACAATTTATGAAAAGTCTCTGCtttctgatgtgttctatttgATGAATCATTACTTACAAACATTAAAATTCAAACAGTCAAAATTCTTGAGTATTTATTCCACACAGCTTGAAATATTGGAAGTTTCATGTTTAATAAAGTCATTACAGAGTGCATTAGCAAGTTGTACACATTTAAAGCACCAAGCACCTTCCTAACTTTTAGCAATAATGGTAACATTCATCTCATTACAGCATGTGTGTACCAATTTTCGATGTTGAATTTACTTTTAAAAAGACATAAAGTTCAGATAGAGCTAAAGTGAATAGTGCTGAGTGACCTCAGGTAAAGGCGGTATCAGCTAAGAAATGCACAAGACAGGAAACCTTAGAGATTCCAAACAAGGAGAGATAAAATACACAGGGAAAGAAAACATGCAATACCATACTTCAGGGATTTTTAGATTCTCATTTATCTTTTACTTTCATCATTCAGTTCTTTGCTGATCATTGCATTTTGTACCctggattttgttttttggttgccATTTTCATTGCAAACCATGTCTCGTTACCACATCTTATGCTCCAGTTCCTGCAAACGAGTCGTGCATAATGTCTTGTGCGATGGGTAGAGACAAGCTGAATACCAGGTACAGAATTAATGTATCTTTCACTTTCATATAGTTTCATGTGAGATTGTGACTACAATAACATACCTGCAAATGGCAATGAGAGGGTTAAGAAGAGTCTGTTTTACCTCTCCTCTTGGCAGCATGACCAGACTTTCGCCTCTCATCATGCTGCTTGATCTCCTTATTCTTGACACTTAGTTGCTCCATTAGGTATTTCAGTCTGTGCTCTGTGCTCTCTTCTGACGACACTGTGTTTTCCCCATCACCATTCCCTCTAATCCTCCTTTCTCTCATCTCTTCCGCTGAGTTATGGAGTCCCTTCTTTTCTCCTGggatgtcacattcatgtctgtGCACAGGACTGCTTCCATTTGTAAGAGTGGGGTTAGCGTTTAGCATATCCTTTGGAACAAAATCCCAGTTTTCATTCTTCGGAATTCCATGTCTGAAATTTAGAAAAGAATGATGAGGAAAGCAAAGTAACCATCAATTTTCTGTGAATGGGGCATTTTGGTGTGAAACTGATCTCTGGCACACTATGAGTTTCATACATTAGTAATGATATGTGCATATACTGTGCATATGTGCACATGAGATTGAAAGGCAATGTATACAGTGCTCATTGAGACACATATTCCTTGCTAaaatttttgacaaaaaaaagaaaaaaaagaaacgagacatgaagcTCGTCACTGTAAAAGACAAGTTAGGTGATACACTAGGagtcatcagatatcggtcacctgtgatcgacaacgaaaacaatgaaatattgtgACTTTAAGTTATATTGCTGCAATAATATGTTAGtaaagtcgatttttttttgtacctttATAATTCAGATCAAATTGTTTATAACAATGGCAAACCACGTGGAAAGTCCCGTACGTGTGTCTGCATGTGCAAGTAGGCCTAAGCagattaaaggtgcatggtcctggtgttttagtcaaatgcgtacgcgggcgcacgacgcaagtttcctatagagacctacgctattgactcctctttagcgcttacgctttggcccactttcccgagtccgaagaagtcggATTCACAGTAGTCAGTGGtgggatcacagttcggctcatgattcggctgagggggatgacagctttagcaaacttcttttgtgatgtcaaaataacaaacacatatgcacgcaccctggcattactacagactgcgagttgcgcagagaagacaacaaaggcaacgttacttagcgacacctacgcgctttactcttgatgacagctaaacttcggtaatctttgtatcaatgctaacagtgatcggcagtatcatcaacagcgccctctacactaccaggactatgcccctttaacagGTTTTCTTTAATAGTACAGTGCATCTGTACCATGTCGTCCTTGACACGATCAAATTGAAATACGACAATAAAGTGTTTCAAAGATCATCTTAACTTTAATATTGGCCTTTTcaaatatgaactttgacccttatttgcaTAACAAAAACCGCTATATCTAATCTTGTCATTATATAATATGATCATTTGGGAGAGCTCTTACAGCAACAAGCCTTCCAGCAGTAAAGCAGTGAAgcgtccaatacaaaacaaaggaaaatagagagagagtgTGTCTTAACATGACAATGGCATTTATACCTgacgaaatatggtgctatattgtAACTACTTACTGACCcattttaagggctctgctgctTGAGTAGCCATGTTTTtagctaaatgaattgtaatttggcgaTAACCAAAAAAACATCGGAGTGAAACTTAACTgtctaagaaaaaagaaaaataaagaaagctttcagctacaagcctgtgaaattttcaaGCAGTAAAAGCAGTGAAGtgtccaatacaaaacaaaggcaaatacagagagtgtgtgtttttttacatgacaatgtgatttgtacctggacgaaagcggcattacctcaattaaaataaagaaagagacatcgctTCTAACCACATAACTAAACGGTAAGTCtcctcgaaccaagagtgtggaacgtaagcttctacgtgaaagatgaatcatgacgattgACCacgaccgacacatcttcaaaggggacaattagaagtggaaggagtgcaaAGCATattattgtctcagcaattccaaagcaatgacatccttacatttaggcataccataatttcgcctctgaaatcaatggtattaatcatgcaccattgcttgcatagtccataaactttgctttacaaactttcagtgaaacgtgtcataacataattctgtaactccattagcagtgatggactacataaagaaagatatatcaaattgaacgcttagcacgTATAACTCAGGGAGGATTATAGTCTGAtactctgttcttcactgcccagatgccaacaacactcACCACCTACGGCTatgtatagagaaacagccattacgaaaataaaagttttgccTTCTATTTGGCAGaacgacacacaaccccttcaaacacaTTATAATTGGCagggagggacatgaaaaagttcattactaatactaaacagtgATATCTTCCACTCGTGTGGCACAAtttacctctatagcaacataaagcctgtctacaactcc
The DNA window shown above is from Diadema setosum chromosome 14, eeDiaSeto1, whole genome shotgun sequence and carries:
- the LOC140237575 gene encoding uncharacterized protein isoform X2, with protein sequence MIPRPVTFLSPPSGRQSRNVTPIQRSGSQLEVLPPEDESKKSNRSSGPHGHGGSADRESRQTLSAGSSGRRSRQGEESAANVKRASSVDDVLSSPREDAGSRPGSRAHKEVSLMTVKRNYETHGIPKNENWDFVPKDMLNANPTLTNGSSPVHRHECDIPGEKKGLHNSAEEMRERRIRGNGDGENTVSSEESTEHRLKYLMEQLSVKNKEIKQHDERRKSGHAAKRRDSSDTRKFPSTVMSDSYYVSTGTPAELREDAAGPSKKPSHAAPPFLEDRTLTEKAREDEEEEEDDTDSDNDEDEEEEEEEEEGPSAPIELMGEFLDAVMDEEYETADKLCKMILIYEPDNKECLQFKPLIEEMLRREWDHQLWGSDSDEDSDEESEGEDDDEDEDEETDSDEEDSDSDSSESEEEEEEDAQK
- the LOC140237575 gene encoding uncharacterized protein isoform X1; its protein translation is MEVRDSTANSMVVLERGAGGVSTLIRPSSSRPPSGRQSRNVTPIQRSGSQLEVLPPEDESKKSNRSSGPHGHGGSADRESRQTLSAGSSGRRSRQGEESAANVKRASSVDDVLSSPREDAGSRPGSRAHKEVSLMTVKRNYETHGIPKNENWDFVPKDMLNANPTLTNGSSPVHRHECDIPGEKKGLHNSAEEMRERRIRGNGDGENTVSSEESTEHRLKYLMEQLSVKNKEIKQHDERRKSGHAAKRRDSSDTRKFPSTVMSDSYYVSTGTPAELREDAAGPSKKPSHAAPPFLEDRTLTEKAREDEEEEEDDTDSDNDEDEEEEEEEEEGPSAPIELMGEFLDAVMDEEYETADKLCKMILIYEPDNKECLQFKPLIEEMLRREWDHQLWGSDSDEDSDEESEGEDDDEDEDEETDSDEEDSDSDSSESEEEEEEDAQK